The Sorex araneus isolate mSorAra2 chromosome 7, mSorAra2.pri, whole genome shotgun sequence nucleotide sequence TAGGCAGCGCCTTGCCACCTGAGCCACACTCCCAGGCCCCACCAGCTTCtcagtgccccctcctccccacccagccctgttACCTGTTTTCATCCCCCAGTGCTCACCTTGGCGCACCAGGGGGTGAGGGGCTCTCCCTGAGTGCCCCCAAAGCTGTGTGTGTGGAAGCCCAGCAGTGTTCCCAGCACAGCCGTGTCTCTGAGTGCTGGCAGGGAACCCTCCGGTCTGGCTGGGTTTTGTCGGGAGTGACCCTGTCAACAGGACAgcaggacagtgacagtgcaagTGGAGGTCTGGAGCTGGACACTATGGCCCGTGTCCCACAGGGCCTCGATGGGTGGCTGACGTCTGGGCAGTTTGTTCCCAGGACAGTCGGTGGTTGGTCCACACCCCTGTCcctgcactcctggctcttcaactGTCTCGACAGAGGTGACGGGTGACATGGCACCCTGGGAGGTGGGGCTCTCTCTGGAGTCCATGTCACCTTTACTCCGGTCAGAGGGACATTGAAGAAAGGGTTCCTGCCCCATTCCCAGCCCAATCTACCTGGGGATAGGGAACGGGCATCATTTCCCGCCCTTCAGCTCCTCTGCAGAAGGCCTGTTTCTGAAACGCTGCCATGAAGAACCAGGGTGAGGACAGGATGGGATCACCACCATCTGGGCCACTCATGAGGCCATACAAATCAGGAAATTTGGGGCTGGAAGTGCCGCCCTAGTATCTCaccacctccaggaagccttccggAGTGATTCAGGAAGAGCTAGAAGCTTAACTTAGTCCATCTGGGACTCTCACAGGTAACCACACCCTGCCCCATCTCTTTTAGTTATGTAGAGGTGGTTAGCAAAATGCCTGATTGGTGAAGACCAGAGGAGCCCAGACTGCTGCTGCGCGTCCGGCTAGACCTGGGAACTGACTGCAGGAGAGGGGCCTGCAGCCCCTCCCAGTACAGGCCACCAAGGAGATtgcgggtggcggggggggggagctgtTGGCCAGCCCTGTGATCTCCCCCAATTCCCACGTGCACCTCTAGGAAGGGCAGAGCTTGGTCGTCAAGACCACCGAGCTGGTCCCTCCTGCCTGTCTAGTGGAGCCCTATAAACTGCAGAGGGTTGTGGGGAGCACCCTGCGAGGAAGCTGCAGGGGTCACTGACCTGGCCCAGGTGGGACTGCCTCTTCTCTCTGAGGACTCCTTTACTGTCTGTTGTAGGAAGTCATGGCCCGGGCCCGAGCAACAGTCCAGGGCATAGGGCTGATCCTACTTAGCATCTTGATTCGTGACGCCAGCCACAGGATCTCCTCTGCCAACAGAGCCACTCTTGGCTATTGCTCTGTGTCTTGTGTCTTGCAGCCGGGAGAAGCTCTTGTTCCTAGCCTGGGCTGGTCTCACCTGCCCCTGCTGGGCCACTGGATGGACAAGTTCAAGTCCAAGTGCTTGTGTTCCTGCCATGGGCACTGTCCAGCCACCAGCCTGCCAGGCTGCCACTCACACCTGGCAGAAATGGTCTGGGgcagtgttttgtttgggggcctcacccagtggtgcttaggcctAACTTCTGATGGAACTCGGGGGGACTACATGTGATGCCAgcaattgaactcgggtcagccgtgtgcaagcagATGCCTTAGctcttgtcctctctctccagcccatgaaacattaaaaaaaaaaaaaaaagtcctattgACATCCAGACAGATGGCTCAAAAGGTTGACCTCACGCTtgtatgcagaaggcccaggtttaatccctggcaagtGCCTGGTCCGCTTAGTACTGAACACCGTGTGACACCCAGCTGTAagttggaagtagcccctgagcattgtcaggtgtgtcccaaaagcaaaacaaaaatctgagtcAATGACCCAAAGGCCCTGCACATTCTTTGCCTGTCTGTGCCTCAGGTGTGATGCTGCAGCTGCTCAGGGTCCCAGGGCACCGCAAGCTGGGTGGCCCAACCAAAATCCCCTCTTTTATTTGTCTGGAATATGAAAAAGCTGTGGTTTGCACAcagtgggtttttatttttaagattaacaGCTCACTAAAGTTAATGCTAAATTAATACAAGTAATAATACTCAGAATAAGCAACAGATGCGAGTTCCCTTCTAACAAATGGCTCCAGGTGTTACAACAACTTGGAAAATGATTTTGTCTGTGAATACATTTTGCAATAACATTTTGTCTTGGAGAGCTGTGTGTGGGCTGAGAGACCCTGCAACAGACAGCATCAGAATTCGACGAACTCTTCATGACATGGTCTGAGGCCCTGGAGGTTTCTCTGGAGCTATTTTGGTGCATTTGCTGTTTGTTGCTAAATGGGACTGGACATAAACATGAGCATCAAAGGAAAAGCCAAATTAAATGTCATTAGATGTGACCCCTGAAAACGATTTTTGGTCAGACCCAGCCATGTGTAGGAGACTGGGGTGCCCTTAGCCAAAGCCCTTTGAACTGCCTGTGTCCCTGGCTCCCACCACCCCTTTCAAAGCCACACTTTCAGTCTAGGTGCTTTTGCAGAGACTCCGGGGCCTGGGCACGCTCTCGGTTTTAGCGAGGTGTTTAGCACGTTCACACCAACGTCACAAGCACGCTCTGCCCCTCGGCAGCATAGGGTCCCCAAATATAAGAGGAACCCCCATCTAACACGCTGTGTGTGTTATGAGGGTTATATCCCCAAACTTCAAGGCCGGCCGCTGGGCACTCGGAGGAGGTGGGCAGGGCGGTCTCGGGCTAATCTGGGAGGCCCTcactgtggagagagagagatgctcaagTCCACGTGTGGGCAGCATGATCCCTCTGCTTGCCCACGTCTGGCCAGGGACACAGACCCTCCCATCGCCAGGAGCCAGGACACCCGAGCCCCATTGAGTTCAGGACCGGCAgtccgcccctcccccgcccccgccgcttGCTCAGACCCCCACCGGGAGGGTCCTTGGGGGGGTCTTTCATTGCTTTTGAATCCGGCCTTACAGCAGGCATCACAACTCCCACAGAGCGGCTGGTGAGCCATGCCAGGGGTTCTGCAGGGGGCGGGAGGCTCGCACAGTGCGGCctgctgggatggggaggggcgCCTGTCACTTTCCTGGGGAGGTGCGCGGGCGGTTTCACTGCATGCGGTGCTTAGACTGAGCGAGTTGATGTCTGGTCTTCACCAGCCCCCACGTGGCCCTGGCTGCCCAGACCTGCTTTCGCGGAGCCCCCCGGCCCGTTGGGGTCCTCCGCCCGTGGAGCCGAATGTTCTAGCCAGGCACGTTTCCGAGTTGCAGGGGTGCTCACCCCTCGTCCCACTTGGTGCGAGGAACCTGGCCTTTGCCCGTGGGAGACACGCCCTATCCCCCAGTCTGCAGGTGTCCAGCACAAGGGTCATGGCACCGGGAGCTGTTTCCAGAGCTTTCCGCTCCGTCGCCAGCGGGCAGGAGTGACAGGAGACCCTGGGCCCCTAATCGGGAGGCCGGACCCCTCCTCCGCCGCTGACCGTCCCCTCCTCCGCCGCGCTAGTTCCCAGTGTGAGGGGCGCAGGCACTGCCCCGTAGAGCCTGGCTGCAGAGGGGGAGGGGTCGCCCCAGTCTCAGTTTCCCCGCGGCCCCTCCTCGCGCAGGGCGGGGCGCTCAGTCGTCGTGGGGCGCCCGGAACTCGGGCATGCTCcaggcgcggggcggcggcggcgccacGCGCTCCACGTCCTCGGAGATGGTGCGGATGTCGGGGGCGAAGGGCGCGATGCGCGCGCGGGGCCGGTAGGCGAGCGCGGGCCCCCCGCGCGGCCACTGGCGGGTCAGTCTCTGCGCCTCCTCCTCGCGCCGGGCGCGCTCCAGCACCTCGTGCAGCGCCGTGCGGAACAGCCGGGCCACCTCCTGCACCTCGGGCTCGCGCTCGGCCAGCAGCTGCCGGAACCTGCGCCGGaccgagggacaggacggacggTCACCGCGCGCGGTGGACACTGCCTCTCTGGAGGAAGTCCCGGGCAGTGTCCGTGCCGGCCAGGCTCACGGTCTGCACCCCAGAGCTCGCCAGTCACCCCGCCTGCCCTCCCACGCAGCCTCGCAGGGCTTTCTGGCCCTTCGTAGACTGCCCGGCCTGGATCCCACCACAGTGCCCGCGGCTGCTGGTCCCAGAGAAGCGGTGGCATGGTGGGGACCTGAGGGTGGCAAAGAACTGGGTGCGTGGGGGTCCTGCGGGCGTGGGGTCCCGAGGGTGGCGGGGTCCCGGGGCAGCGGGGGATACCTGAGGATGGCGGGGCCACAGTAGCACGGCGGGACTCTGGCGCACACGTCCTCCAGCTGCAGCCGCTCCCCCGGGCTGAGGTCGTAGGCGCTGCGGGGCGCGCTGGCCAGCCAGCTGTAGTCGGCCCCCGTGTGCACCTTCCCGCCCGCCTGGCTGCGCTGGCGCTGCTGCCGCTCTGCCTCCCGCATCTgtcccagcagctccatcatcagCGTGTCCAGCACCATCTCGGCTGGGCTCCGGGCTGCCAGGCGTGTGGGGGCTTCAGGCCACCGCAGCCAGGGGAGGAGGGACATGGCCCCAGCTTCCGACAGGCCAGGGTCCACCTTGCGCTGTTCTGGCCTGTGCTGGGCTCCCCAATCAAGCAGACTCTGTAAGAGAAGTCAGCCGGGGGAGGCGCCTGCCCGCCCTGGCCGAGCACGGTCCTCCCCGATGAATTAAGGGGCTCCCCCTCCTTCACATGCCTGCACCAGAAGCTCTCGGAGCCCCAGCTGGAGCTGTGTGGGTGGACACCTGTTTTGTCCTGTTTCCACATCCCTGCCCACCGGTGCCCCATGTGGAGCAGGCAGGGGCCCTACAGGAGAGCATGGGGACCCCCTTCTTCTGTGGGCAGAAAGGAGGGCGTGTGGGGAAGCCTCGCGCCTGCGCAAGCACACCAGGGGAGGAGAGGCCACAGGAAAAGAAACGATGCAGAGAAAGGTAGATGAGAGGGGAGCTGGAGGCAGGCTCGGACCCCAGCTCACAAAAGTGCGGTGGAGGAGGGTCCAGCTGTGTGTGCAGGGCAGCAGATTCAGTGACTCAGCCCCCCAGGGGCGGGGCCTTATTTCAACTCCACCCTAGAGGTGAACCCTACCTCAGCTCTGCCCCGCAAGAGCGCTGGAATTCCGCTCCCTCCTCCCCTAACTCGGAGGAGCTGCCCTTTTTGGTGGGTGAACCTCACACACGCTGCAGGGGGGCTCAGACGCCAAACGGTACACCTTTTGCTGCAACAGATGAGTCTAACACTCTGTCATATGAAACCTGTTCTTGTCAGGTCTTCCTGTCAATTAGGGGTCaggacccggggggggggggtttgcggTGTCCACTGCCACCAGGACCATCTAAGCAGAGCCAGTGGGACCTCCCCCCAGGGCCCTTCATCCCCCTAGCAGTGGGGTTCACAGCACGATACTGCTACCCTGGAACACACCCCAAGAAGTCTGGCGGTGGGCGGGCGACCAAGTAGGAGATCTCTGGCCTCAGCACCCAAGGCCTGAGGCGGGGGAACCTCAGACAGATGCCTGCACCCTGGATATCTCCCCAGGTCAAAGACAAGCAAGTAGAACGGAGTTCAGCACAAACCTCGCCCAAGGACAGGGTGAGGCCGGGGTTCGGGGCGCACTCCTGCCAGCCGCCTCAAGGATagacacccacatggcaggcctGGGCAGGGACACCCACCTAAGACTGAGTCTTGGGGGTCTCTGGGCCTTCTGTGCAGATTGGGGGCTCTCAGGGTGGGGTGCTCTgagcttcccctctcccctctgctgcccccaccctgccggcTGCGCTCTGGTAAAGGCTCTGGTTACTTCTGCCTTGGAGTTGGCTGCTGTGCTTCTAGGAGCCTCTGAGGTCTGGCTGGCGCAGACCCAGGCTGGAGGGAAAGGGTTAGAGGCCAGAAGGCTTATCCTCAGGCCAGTGAGATGTCATGCGACTGGTCACTGAGGGTCGGGGGGAGCCCGGGAGGGAGAGGGCAACAGAGCCCCCTCCATCCTGATTGCCCTTCCAGATCGTTTCCGTGTCTGCTCCcagtctcagtttccccaactGGAGAAGGCAGAATCAGAACCCAGTTTTAAGGCTGTTAAGTTATGAAAATGGCCATTATCTCACCAGGCCAGTGGGAAATTCTGAGGGTCAACCCAGGGGCTGTGGGTGTCTGTGGACCAGAGCTGAGAGGCTTGTCTGCCACCCCTGACCACACTTCCTCCCTCTTCAACACCCCCAACCATCCCTGGAACAGTCTGGAATATGCTGGTGAGCCAGGAGATGCCTGTTAGAAACCGCCTAGCTGGAGCTCCCACCCCTGAGAATGAGAacggcctggggcaggggggccaGAACATGGGGTGTGCCTGCCCAGAGCAGGGCTCTGACCCCGCAGCAGTGGTCATCCACCTCAGGAGCAGGAGGGTTCTGGGTAGGCTCAGGCTGAAC carries:
- the RD3 gene encoding protein RD3 gives rise to the protein MSLLPWLRWPEAPTRLAARSPAEMVLDTLMMELLGQMREAERQQRQRSQAGGKVHTGADYSWLASAPRSAYDLSPGERLQLEDVCARVPPCYCGPAILRFRQLLAEREPEVQEVARLFRTALHEVLERARREEEAQRLTRQWPRGGPALAYRPRARIAPFAPDIRTISEDVERVAPPPPRAWSMPEFRAPHDD